Within Dictyostelium discoideum AX4 chromosome 4 chromosome, whole genome shotgun sequence, the genomic segment aaaaaaaaaaaaaaaaaaaaaaaaaattaatattaatatatcttttggaaaaaaaaaaaaaaaaaaatgataataataattacttggagttttattttatttgttgtttgaGAATTTGTTCCATTTATACCTTcagaatcaattattaaatatttataatttttattactacCCATTGTTTCGccaataaaagaattaatatcaGAAGATGTTGAAGAAAGAGTTTCATGATTTCCAGGAATTGGATGGTTATAATTTTTAGTTAAATGACCAATTGTAGTTGATTTACCTGAACCACTGGTACCAATAAAACTAACAACTAAAAATGGTTCATTATCAGATAACCCAATTGAATCCCATTTATttccaaaatcaattttctttgataaagtattaataaataataatttattatctctATCCATTGATTCATTATATTGTTTAATATGTTGATAATCTTTAGTGAATTGTTcatactttaaaaaaaatgtaacttttttatattctttataTGGTATAGTTTGATGATCTGTTTGTCCAGTATAACCTTTTTTACAAGAAGTACAAACTATTTTATCATCAGTGCATCCCAGACAATAATGAAAGTCTTCAATATTTGTTGACTCTTTTAAACATCTTTTTAAACCacatttcattttattactatGTCTATAAACTTCATCTTTTACAAATGtttgtttcattttttttttttttttttttttatttggtattaaagttattattattattattttttttttttatttgatactactgttattgttaattttgtttttttttttttttttttttttttcgcagtgcaataaaaaaaaaaaaaattaagattaaaaaaaaaaaaaaaaaaacaattaaaaaaaaaaaaaaaaaaaaaaaaaaaaagaatctttttaaaagatattatttaatatcttatttcttttatcaacttaaaatccaaattattttttttttccatttaaaaattcaaccaCTTAAATGcttccaaatttttttttttttttttaaaaatcctaattttgattttttggcccaatatcattttttaatttttaaagaaaataaaaatccaaattatttttttttccatttaaaaattcaaccaCTTAAATGcttccaaatttttttttttttttttaaaatcttaatttttaaagaaaataaaaaaagaattaataataacaataaaattaaatgtaatatcaacaattttaaattctaaaaataaactttttttttttttttttagtttaacacgagtttttttttatttgttttttttttattatttatttatttcatttaaagtTCGTCATGATCAACTTTTTTGGTTGATTTTTTGACTTCTTCTTTTTTGTCATCAGTTTTAACTAAATCTTCTTCAGCgacttcttcttcttcttcatcagcTTCTTCGGCTTCTTTTTCAGCAGCTTTTTCGGCAGCTAATTTTTCGTCAGCTTTCTTTCTCTCTTCAGCTTTGGCGGCTTCGAGGTCGTCAAACATTTTCTTTTCGGCTTCTTGGTTGGCAACAAAGGTCTTTTCAGAGAAATCTTTAGCTTCTTCGACAGAGTCGGTGACGATCATATTGTTAAAGATGGAACCAGATTTAACTTGCCATAATTCGAAACCGATAGCACCGAGATCATTAAAGAGGTAGAGTTCATTGTCTTCAGCGTATTCTGGGTTATCAATTAATGGGTGTACCCATTCACCTTTGTATTCTGGATTTGGGATTTTCTTTGCTTTCCATTCACCTTTGTATTCTGGATTGGCGATGGTTGGGGCTTCCCATTCACCGTCGTCTTCTTCATTCCAATCCTCTGGTTTGACAGCTTCTGGATCAACGATTGAAGCTGGGATATCGTCATGACCGGCTGGTTTAACATCTTCTGGGTCATCGATTTCCTTTACGTCAACCCAATCGACTGGTTTGGATTGTTTTGGATCtttgatttgttttgatGGAAGTAATTCCCAATCATCAGCGAGGTTACCTGCTTGGATCTCTTTGTTATCGACGAGTACTTTGTAGGTGTTATCTGGTGAAATGACCAAAGTGTATTGATGAGTTAATTGATCGGTTTCAACTTTGTTGATTTCTTTCTTGATTAAATGGTTCTTTCCTTTGTAGTTGAGAATGACGTGAACTCTCTTTGAGGCACCACAAACATCTGGACCAAACATAATGGAATATTCAGATTCACCATCGAATGCTGATTGATCTAATTTGGATGGTAATAACTTGATGTATGAACCACCACAATCAACTTTTTGTTCATTCTTTACAGTGTATTGGAGAACTAAATCTTTACCTTTGTTACTGAAACTTGGGAATTTAGCTGATACAGCGTAGAAACGAGCATCTTCACTAGTTTGAATacctttttgattttcatcaCCAAACCATTTACCTGCAGTATGAACTAATTTACCTGATTTACCATCTTCTTTATGCCAATCACTAACAACCCATCTTGATTCCCAATcgtctaaaaaaaaaaattaaaaaaaattgaaaaaaaaaaaaaaaaaaaaattgtttggTTAGAtttagttattattttttttttttattttttcaaatcaaatttacTTACTATCAAAGGTATCTTTGAAATGAACTGTTGATAATGCAAAATTGAAAACAAAAACTAAGAAAATTAAACACAATAAAAGTCTCATGTTGgtattctttcttttttattaaacaaaaaagatataattataaatatgatGATtggagaaattaaaaaaaaaaaaaaaaaaaaaaaatttcaatttaaaaaaatttctgaaaaaaaaaaaaaatttaaaaaaaaaaaaaaatttaaaaaaaaaaaaaatttttaaaaggtgTGACAAAGcatgaaaaaaatttaaaaataaaaaaataaaaaaaaaaaaaaaaaaaaaaaatgaaaataaaaaatccaaattGATTGGTTTTTaacttaatttatttgacCAAAATTGGTtagcatttttttttttttttttttttttttttttttttaaaaaaaccatattttttttttttttttttttttaataaaataaaataaaataaaaaaaaaaaaactgattTACTGTTGAGTCATTGAATTGTTGGCAAATTAACCAAaagttaatatttttttttttattttttttattttttttttattttttttatttggatttaaaatttattattattattaaataaaccaaaCATTTGATGTTgcatttggtgatgatgatgtggATTTTCCCAATTACCTCTTTCATTATCTTTACGATTTGAAACGGTtgagatattattatttaacatCTCTAAACGTAAGAGGAGAGAATTTGAAGAGTTTTGGAAATCGGAACCAACTTGAACGGTTTTTTCAAAGGTGGTTGTTCTTTGATCGGCTTTTCTAGCGTATAGACGTTTATTATGAGAATCGATACGAGCTTGGATCTCATTTTCCATAATGAGTTTACTGATCTCCTTTTCCAAAAGAGTGACAGTGGTATTGAAAGCACTGGCCATAATATTCATATCGACCGATTGGTATGGTGAAAAGTATTGAACCAATGCTTTGCTTCTAATTCTTTGATATAAAATCTCCACATGTTTATAGAGATGAATatccaataataaaattggcTTCATTTTATCGAGATACTTTAAACATGAACCATACTTGGTATTATAGAAATCGTTAATTAATTCCCTAAGTTCTGGTACTAATTctaaatagtttttaaacATTGGATCATCAATCACTTTCTTCTTTAATTCATTTCTATCAAATGTTGCCAATGCACATAATCCACCATAATATGCAATATCTTGTGGTGAAATTATCTATAtacatatttttattttttcatatattagttttaatttcattatttttattttattttattttgttttttttaaaatatcaactTACATCTGAAAATACATTTGATTGTTCAAAAGGAGTTTCAATGAATTTTCTAGCTGCTAATTTATAACGAGAACCATCTAAATTGTAAAGACCATTAACAGAACGAAGTTTAGCATTTGAAACATTATCTAAATCTGGACTTTGTTCAGCTTTTGCAATGTATGATGGTGCATGAGTATAGTTTTGAGTATCTACAcctaatttaataatattaaaacacATTGCTAAAACATGTTTTGATGTTGTACAATAATCTCTAGTTCtaataaaacattttaatGCATTTTGATGATCcccaattttataataaaattcaccTAAATCATTTTGTgcaaacttttttattattatttttttttatttattttatataataaataaataattaaaagaagaaaaaaaaaaaaaaaaaaaagaaatattaatatgtttttttaaaattttttttttttttttttttttttttttaatttaaaaaaaaaaaaatacatacacGAATACTATCTTTTACCATATTTGATTTAGCAGTATTTAAATCTTGTTCTAATTTATCTAATTGTAAGGAATTCTTTTTACTTAAATTTTCAATGTATACTGGGTCAAGTTCGAGAATACCGTGTGATTTATTGATGATTGTATTGTAGAGTTCAAGATTTGGTGTTTTTTGCACTTCTTTCAATGCCATATTATATGCTTCAACTTCTAATTGTTTACAATTATCAGCAATGAAAATTAATCTATGAATCTTTGTAAATCCTGAATAATTATTGATATAAGTTTCTAAATCgaattcatttgaaattgaattattattattattatttgatgatgatgatgatgatcctTCTGTATTCTTTTCAACTTGCATATCTTCCAtagttttatatattatttgatgtgATTGATtgacttttaataataaacacacagataatacaaataataaaaaaaaaaattataaaaatacaataaaactaaaaaagaaaaaataaagaaaaaaaaaaaaaaaaaaatttgaaaaaaaataaattaaaaaataaattaaaaaattaaaaaaataaaaaattgatttgattttcaaaaaaaaaaaaaaaaaaaaaaaaaaaattaaatgatttggatttttttttttcaccaaaaatattatttttagaatttaattattttccattcattttttgtaattgttttttattctGAAGAATAATGGATAGGGATAgaataaattctaaaaaaaaaattaaatcatttgaaaaaaaaaaaaaaaaaaaaaaaatgaaaaatgaaaatatatattttttttttatttaaatttaatatggAGTTATTCCATTTGGTAAACAAACTGGAATTCCAGTTGTATCAGCAACACATTTAGTTCCTGGTGAACATTTTACAAATTCACATAATGGGGCACAACGTGATTGTtctaataaacaaatttcatttaatttacaaGTGATAATTGGGCCACATGGAATTGATAATCCATCACcctcattttcattatcatcatatcCATTAGGATCAttatcataatcatcattaGAATTTGATGGTAAACGACACGATGGAATTTGAATACAGCAGTCACGAGAACCTCTTGGACATTTATTAGGAACCATTGCGCAATCCAATGAACCACAATTAACATCATGACAAGTTTTACAATGACCTGGATGGGTTTCTCTTACGCATGATGGGAGATCATTGATGATTTCGCAAGAGTATCCAGATGGGCAATGTAAATCTCTACATGGGTAGTTTGGTGGTAATGGATTACGAATACATGTTGGAAGATTATTAATTGCCTTGCAAACATAGCCATATGGACAAGTTACATTACGACATAATGAGCCTGGATTTGGTCTTTGGCAATGTGGACGATGGTGAGAGTCGACCACGCAATCATATCCTGGTGGACAATGGTGATGCTCGCATTCCTTTTCTTCACATTCTACACAATTGGCGGTTCCACCAAATTCGACACAATTGAATCCTTTTGGACATTGAACGGCATCACAAAGCActggtggaggtggtggtggctTTGGTTTTGGTACACAGCATGCTTTACCATCTTTTACAATACATTCTTTTCCTCTACCACATTTAATAGCTTTACAGAGATGATGTggttttggtggtggtggtctTGGCTTTTCAACACAGTAAGCTCCACCATGAATATCTTGACAACAATAATCCTCTGGACAAATTACATTCTTACATGGTGAGACTGGTCCACCACCGCCACCACCACCCTTACAAACTGGATAACGTGGACAACATGATGTACCCATACATGGTACTGGGTCAACCCATTCACAAACTCCTCCACTTGCTTCACATAGCTTTTGATCACAAGTTTCATTTCTAACTTGATAATCATATAAAAATGGTGAATTTGGTCTACATGAACTCCAAATCTCATAAATTGCATCGGTTTTTGAATCTTTCATACAACTTAATGGAGCATTTCCACAACCATTTCCATTATCTTCTACACAAAAGAATTTCTTTGTACCACAACATGAAACAAAAGGTAAATACTTACAACCAGAATTTGGTGCTTTACATTGGTCCTCTGACAAACTATCacaatctttttttagaaataaaaaaaaaaaaaaaaaaaagattagttcctataattataaattaaaaataaaaataaaatttaaacttACTTCTAGGAGGAGGTTTCCACCATTTATCATGTTCCGGATTTGCATTACtaattgataatgttgaGAAAACTAAAACCAAACAtactaataaattatttatcctcattttttttatttttttattttattatttatttaatttagttgattaaaaaaaaaaatgtttgaGTTCCTTTATatacttatttattttttaattttttttttttttttaaaaaaaaaaacaattaaaattaaataaaataaatataaaaattaaatatatacatatttttttttatttatacaaaaTATTAagaattattaccattattaatataaaacaaataagaTATAAGATTTCGAGCAAAATGCTATGCAAATAATCACCCACTCTCTTAAAATTTTCGTTGGCGCCATTTCACACTAACCCAAAACACTGGTATTCCAATGggatttttattaatttttttaaaaaaaaagtatatgGGTACTATGGAAGATGGGTATAAAtcgattttattaaaaaaaaaaaaaaaaattataaagtaATTAATTCACACtaactatttatattatttatataatttttaaaacttttagtTTTTCATCAAATTACAAAAATGTGATATATTTAAGATAAATACAAATTACAAATAGTCTAAAAAAGGGTAGTGGGaactttttaattatttatttttttttatttttatttttttaattttatttaatttttaaattaactgAAAAGCCAGTGTTCCCACTCCTAATTCcaacaatttataatttcaatttatttatatattattattattttattatttttttttttattttcttttatttttttataaattattataatttttcatcacattttttttttaccaaacATCCTTTATTCCAAACAAACtccaataattaaaaaatatgagtttcatttggaaataaaggtaatttaataaaaaaaaataaaaaataaaaaataaaaaataaattaagggatagtttttttttttatttatttgttatcaattttttttttttgtttttttttttcaaaatgttcattatttaatattggttTTTAGGAAatagttttgaaaaaaaaaaaataaatattttatatatttagtttttgtaataacatataaaaaatacattCCCTTCttgagaaaataaaattttatttttatattccTACACAAAAATCTCAAACaattctcaaaaaaaaagtaggATACCAATcagatatttattaattttttattttttatttttttttgaaaaaattttataactgaaaaaaaaaaaaaaaaaaaaaattttataactgaaaaaaaaaaaaaaaaaaaaaaaaaaaaaaaaaaaaacaattattatttttattaaaattatttaataatatagaaTGTCAGACCAAGAGTATTATAAAGATGtgagttttattatttattatttatttatttttttttttatttttgttttaaaaaactaaaatttttttattttttcttattttttattttttattttttatttttttaaatatatatagtttagtaataaaattattaaagaaagaaaaaagaatattgaaaatgatgaatcaAAAGTGATTTATTTTACATTAGCAGGTAGtcattcatttaatttaaatgttgaAAGTAGTGATAAGGATTATTTTGGTGTTTATTGTTCAGATATTGATGATATATTAGTTGGTGATATTAAACAACCAATTATTGATAGTCATGAACCAGatgattatattttatttgaagttgAAAGATTTTGTGAACTTTTATATAAAGGTAATCCAAAATTGATAGAACCAATGTTTACCACAAGATTTTGTTACAAATCACCAATTTGGGAACAACTTTTCTTAAAtagaaaagaattaattagtCAATCTGCAATTCAACATTATTTAAGTTATAGTAAATCTCAAATGGGTGATGCATCAAAATTAATCTTTAAAAACGGctcaccaatttcaattgaatgtGGTGGGTCAGAACAAGAGGAAgaagataaaaagaaattactattatcaatGATTAATAGTAATCATAGTTATTGTAAAAAGTTATATCATACCTATAGATTGCTATTGGACACTAAAAGAATGTTGGAATTGGGTGAACCAATGGTATATTTACAAGGTGAAGAAAGGGagaaaattatgaaaattcGTATGGGTGAAGAGGATTTAACTGCAACTTTAGCAGAGATTCAACAATTATTCAATCAATGTTATACAAGATTTCAAGAGgttaaagaaaagaaattaattcaagagaatttaaatattaaagttttaaatgaCTGGTTAATTAAAGTTAGAAAACAATCTTATCTCCAAAAGGAGGCATCGTCACTTGGTATAACAAGTGGAAAATATACAGATGCTGATTTTGAAATCAGCGATATTAAATCATATAATCTTTTGAAAGTTTATAACCATTTTCAATCACTATTAACAAAACATAAATTGGAGGGTGCTagaattttaatgataaaaagaTCAGGTTCAGTATCTCATAATCTTAAACATGAGAATGAGGAATCCTTCGACGAAGAAAATGGCGTTGAGAAAAAGGAGGATTGGATCGGTGTATATGTAGCACCAACTGagtcaatattttcattatatcCACCACCAAGACGTATAGATTCCACAACAGTGCTTTGCACAAGTTCAAAAATTGAAGAACCCGAGGACAACACAAATCAAAGGGACACTTATTTAAGTGGtattcaattatttgaattgggTTATTTCATTCAATTGTTATCATCTGGTAATCATCGTGTTGTTGAATGTTTTTATGATAAGAATTCCGCTAGTGATTTGGTTGAAACTAAAATTTggaaagatattaaaaaccTGGAAGTAAATTCAAACTTTTTATCAATCaatttaattcatcattGTTGGGGTGTTTCTAAAGGGTTGGTTGAAAAACTTCAAAGATCTCCTTCATTCTCACCTTCAACTCCATTATCTCCAAATACTTCAAATGTAATTCCACTCTCTGAAAAACGTAAATCGCTTTATCATGCTCAAAGATTAATCAATAGAGCAGAGGAGattttagataaaaaaaatttcactGTCTAtcttgatgaagatgatgattcaACTGAAAGAAATCTACTCTTAAGAATTAAAAACTCTTCAGATTTCAATTCTGATCAATTAGTATCTCTCACAACAAGTTGTCTCAATCAAATTAAATCtgtaaatgataaaattcaaaaacttTCAAATATTTCTTC encodes:
- the crtA gene encoding hypothetical protein produces the protein MRLLLCLIFLVFVFNFALSTVHFKDTFDNDWESRWVVSDWHKEDGKSGKLVHTAGKWFGDENQKGIQTSEDARFYAVSAKFPSFSNKGKDLVLQYTVKNEQKVDCGGSYIKLLPSKLDQSAFDGESEYSIMFGPDVCGASKRVHVILNYKGKNHLIKKEINKVETDQLTHQYTLVISPDNTYKVLVDNKEIQAGNLADDWELLPSKQIKDPKQSKPVDWVDVKEIDDPEDVKPAGHDDIPASIVDPEAVKPEDWNEEDDGEWEAPTIANPEYKGEWKAKKIPNPEYKGEWVHPLIDNPEYAEDNELYLFNDLGAIGFELWQVKSGSIFNNMIVTDSVEEAKDFSEKTFVANQEAEKKMFDDLEAAKAEERKKADEKLAAEKAAEKEAEEADEEEEEVAEEDLVKTDDKKEEVKKSTKKVDHDEL
- the CSN1 gene encoding COP9 signalosome complex subunit 1 (Similar to PINT) yields the protein MEDMQVEKNTEGSSSSSSNNNNNNSISNEFDLETYINNYSGFTKIHRLIFIADNCKQLEVEAYNMALKEVQKTPNLELYNTIINKSHGILELDPVYIENLSKKNSLQLDKLEQDLNTAKSNMVKDSIRFAQNDLGEFYYKIGDHQNALKCFIRTRDYCTTSKHVLAMCFNIIKLGVDTQNYTHAPSYIAKAEQSPDLDNVSNAKLRSVNGLYNLDGSRYKLAARKFIETPFEQSNVFSDIISPQDIAYYGGLCALATFDRNELKKKVIDDPMFKNYLELVPELRELINDFYNTKYGSCLKYLDKMKPILLLDIHLYKHVEILYQRIRSKALVQYFSPYQSVDMNIMASAFNTTVTLLEKEISKLIMENEIQARIDSHNKRLYARKADQRTTTFEKTVQVGSDFQNSSNSLLLRLEMLNNNISTVSNRKDNERGNWENPHHHHQMQHQMFGLFNNNNKF